The DNA window GGCGCACGTTGCAGCGCCGCGCCGTGCAGGGTGCCGGTGAGTCCGATTCGCAGACCCTCGACACTCGCCTGGAAGGGCGCTTCGACACCGGCGTGCTGGAGCACCGGTTGCTGAGCGGGGTGGACTGGCAGCGCACCGAATGGGAGCTGCTGCGCAAGGGCGCCTCGGTCTCGCCAGCGGCGATCGCCATCGACATCTACCAGCCGGTCTACAGCTACTACGATTTCGGCTCGGTGCTGGTCGACCAGATGTCCACGGACGAGACGGACCGCCAGACCGGCGTCTACCTGCAGGACCAGATTGCCCTGGGCAATTGGCACTTCACCCTCGGCGGGCGCTACGACTGGGCCGATATCAGCTCGCTGGACCGCCTGACCTCGCGGCGCACCACGACCCGCAACGAGGCCTTCAGCGGCCGCGCGGGCGTCACCTATCTGTTCGACAACGGCCTGGCGCCCTACCTGAGCTATGCCGAGTCCTTCCAGCCGGCGATCGGCAGCCGCCGTGGCGGTGGCACCTTCGATCCGGTCACCGGCAAGCAGTGGGAAGTCGGCATCAAGTACGAGCCACGCAGCATCGACGGCATGCTCACCCTGGCCGCCTATGACCTGCGCCAGCAGAACGTGCTGACCGCCGACCCGCAGAACCAGGCCGGTGAGAGCTTCCAGGTGCAGTCCGGCGAGGTCCAGGTGCGTGGCGTCGAGCTGGAGGGACGGATCACGCCGCTGGAGGGGTTCAGTGTCATCGGCGCGCTGACCCGTTTCGACTCCGAGGTGCTGCGCAACAACGACGGCCATGAGGGCAACCAGATGATCCGCGTGCCGGACTGGATGGGCTCGCTGTGGCTGGACTACAGCTTCCGTGGCGGCCTGCTGGATGGCCTTGGCCTGGCGGTTGGTGCGCGGCATGTCGACGAGACCTACGGCGACCTGGCCAATACCCTGGCCATTCCTTCCTATACCTTGCTGGACGCGGCGGTCCGCTATGACCTGGGGCGCATCGGCGACAGCCGGGTGCAGGTCGCGCTGAACGGCAGCAACCTGGAAGACAAGCGCTACGTGGCCACCTGTACCTCGGTGACCACCTGCGGCTATGGCACCGGGCGTACGCTGGCGGCAACCCTGCGCATGAGTTGGTGACGGCGATGCGAGCGAAGGGATACGCCCTGTTGCTGGCCCTGTTACTGACAAGCCTGCCGGTTTGGGCCGAAGAGGGCTGGCCGCGCCGCTTTGATAACGCAGATGGCAGCGTGACCGAGATCGTCCGCCAGCCCGCCCGCATCCTGTCCACTTCGGTCACGGTCAGCGGTACGCTGCTGGCCATGGACGCACCTGTGGTTGCCAGCGCTTCGGCGGCCAATGGGCGTTTCTTCACCCACTGGCAGGCCGTGGCCCAGGCGCGCGGTGTGGAGAATGTCTGGCCCGCCGCCAGCATCGACCTGGAGGCTGCCTATGCGGTCCAGCCGGACCTGATCGTGGTGTCCGCCAGCGGCGCCGATTCGGCGCTGGAGCAACTGGCCGAGCTGCGCGCCATCGCGCCGACCATCATCGTCGACTACGGCGGCCAGGACTGGCAGGCGCTGGCCACCCTTCTCGGGCGAGCCACCGGCATGGAACGGCAGGCGCAGGCGCGGATCGAGTCGTTCGACCGCTATGTCGCCGAGGTGCGTGGCGAACTTCGCCTGCCGTCGGGCGAGGTCAATATCATCAGCTTCAACGGGCCGGGCACCAACAACCCGGTCGCCACCGCCACGGGCGTGCATGCACGGCTGTTCAGCGCGCTGGGCATGCACATCGAGTCTCCCGCTGCGGCCTGGCATGCTGGTGCCGGCAAGCCGGGTGACTTCGTCTGGGCACCGTACGAGCATCTGTTGCAACTGCGCGCGCCGACCACCTTTCTGCTGCGCGGCGGCGAGGAGCGGGTGGCGGCGTTTCTCGGCGACCCCATGCTGGCGAACCTGCCGTCGGTGCGCAGCGGACAGGTCTATGCGCTTGGCGAGAGTTCGTTCCGTATCGACTACTACAGCGCCCGCGAACTGGTCGAGCGTATCCGCGAGCGTTTCGGCGAATGAGCGCAAGACTTGCCATGGCACAGACTATGGGCCGCTGGCGTGCCGTCGGCCTGGTGCCGTGGCTGGCACTGTTGATCGTGCTGATACCGCTCAGTGTCTGCATCGGCACCCGCTGGATTGCACCGGGGGTGGCCTGGGAAGCACTGGTCGCCTTCGACCCTGGCAACGATGAGCACCTGCTGGTGCGCCACCTGCGTCTGCCGCGCACGCTGCTGGCGCTGCTGGTCGGCTGCGCCCTGGGCGTGGCCGGGGTGGTCATGCAGGCGCTGACGCGCAACCCGCTGGCCGACCCTGGCCTGCTTGGGGTGAATGCCGGCGCCGCGCTCGGTGTGGTCGTGGCGGTGGCGTTCTTCGGTGTGCTCGACGTGGCCGGCCATCTGTTCTTCGGCATGTCCGGCGCTGCGTTGGCTGGGGTGGCGGTCTACCTGCTCGGCGGCCTGCGCCAGAGCATCGACCCGGTGCGCGTGGTGCTGGCCGGCGCGGCGCTGTCGGTGGTGCTGCTGGCGCTGACCCAGATCATTACCCTGAACAGCGACGAGGCGGTGTTCGACCAGTTCCGCCATTGGGCCGTCGGTTCTCTACAGGGGCGTGGTCATGCCGTGTTGGTGCCCGTTTCGTTGTTGGTGGTGGCCGGCCTGTTATTGGCGCTGGGGTTGGCCAGGGTGCTGGATACCCTGGCCCTCGGCGATGACCTGGGCAAGGCCCTGGGTGCCAATCCTCCGCTGGTCTGGGCACTGGCCGCGCTGGTTATCGTCGGCCTGGCCGGTACTGCCACAGCGGCGGCCGGGCCGATCAGCTTCGTCGGCCTGACGGCGCCGCACCTGGCGCGTTTTCTCTGCGGCGCCAACCATCGCCGGGTGTTGCCCTGCGCGATGTTGCTGTCAGCGACGCTGTTGCTGCTGGCCGACTGCCTTGGCCGGGTGGTGGCGCCGCCGGGCGAGGTCGGTGTGGGTATCATGGTGGCGCTGCTCGGCGGGCCGTTCTTCGTCGTGCTGGTGCGCCGGCGCCGGATCGTGCAGCTATGAACGGGCCTGGGCGCGACTCGATCGTCTGGCGCCGGGGTGGCCTGTCCCTCCTGCTGCGGCCGAGGCCATTGCTGGTGGGGACGCTGCTGCTGTTGGTGACGCTGGTCTGCGCACTGCTGGCGCTGAGCCAGGGACGCAGTGGGTTGACCCTGTGGCAGGTGCTCGATGCGCTGTTCGGGCAGGGTGGCGGCGTCGAACAGCGGCTGGTGCTGAACATTCGCCTGCCGCGGGTGCTGACGGCGATTTTCGTTGGTGCGGCGTTGGGCGCTTCGGGTGCCATCTTCCAGTCGATTTCGCGCAATCCGCTGGGCTCGCCGGACATCATCGGCTTCACCACGGGGGCGGCGAGCGGGGCGATCATGCAGATCGTGCTGTTCGGCCAGGGCGGGCTGGCCGTGGCCCTGGCTGCTATTGGCGGTGGGTTGCTGACGGCTGTGCTGGTCTACCTGCTGTCGTTGCGTGGCGGTACGGTCGGTGGCTACCGCCTGGTGCTGGTCGGTATCGGCGTCGGCTCGGTGCTCACGGCGCTGAACGGGCTGCTGTTGGTGCGTGGCAACCTGGACAACGCGGTGATGGCCAACCTGTGGTTGGCCGGCTCGCTGAACGCCAGGAGCTGGCTGCACGTCTGGCCGGTGTTGGGCGGCACGTTGCTGCTGGTGCCCCTGGCAGCGCTGTCGGCGCGACGCCTGAGCATGATCGAGATGGGCGACGACCTGGCGCACCAGCTTGGTATCGCCGTCGAGCGCACCCGCCTGCTGATGGTTGCCTACGCCGTGCTGCTGGCGGCGCTGGCCACCGCCGCCGCCGGGCCGATTGCCTTCGTTGCCCTGGCTGCGCCGCAACTGGCGGCACGCCTGAACGGTTCGCGCAGCCTGCCGCTGCTCGGTGCGGCGCTGATGGGGGCCTGCCTGCTGGTGACGGCGGACCTGATCATCCAGATGCTGCCCCTGCACATGACCCTGCCGATCGGGCGGGTGACCGGCATGCTCGGCGGCCTTTATCTGCTCTGGCTGTTGGGCCGGGGCCGACGTACGCGATGACTGGCGGGAGATGCCATGCATGAATTGAACAAGCCGCTGCCTCCGGTAACGGCTACCGATGACCTCCCGCAGGCGGCCCTGAGTGCGCAGGCACTGTGCCTGGCCTACGAGGGGCGGCGCATCGCCAGTGACCTGAGCCTGGATATCCCGCGTGGGCGGATCACGGTGATCGTCGGGCCGAACGCCTGTGGCAAGTCGACCCTGTTACGGGCCCTGTCCCGCCTGCTGGTGCCGGAGTCCGGCCAGGTACTGCTCGACGGGCGCGACATCCACCGCTATGGCTCTCGGGAAGTGGCACGGCGCCTCGGCCTGTTGCCGCAGTCAGCGCTGGCGCCCCATGGCATCTGCGTGGCCGACCTGGTCGCGCGCGGACGCTTCGCCCACCAGAGTCTGCTGCGCCAGTGGTCGCGCGAGGATGAGCGGGCGGTGCGCGAAGCCATGCAACAGGCCCAGGTCGAGTCACTGGCCGAGCGGCCGGTGGACGAGCTGTCCGGCGGCCAGCGACAGCGGGTCTGGCTGGCCATGGCGCTGGCCCAGGAAACCCCGCTGATGCTGCTCGACGAGCCGACCACCTACCTGGATATCGCGCACCAGTTGGAAGTGCTGGAGCTGTGCCGGCGCCTCAACCGCGACAGCGGGCGAACCCTGGTGATGGTGTTGCATGACCTCAACCAGGCGGCGCGCTACGCCGACCATATCATCGCCATGCGCGATGGCCGGGTGCTTGCCAGCGGCCCGCCGCGGACGGTGCTCACCCCGCAACTGATCGAACGGGTGTTCGCCATTCGTTGCCTGGTCATCGACGACCCGATCACCGCGACGCCCATGCTGGTGCCGATCGCCAGCAGCCGGACACTGGACGCACAGGAGTAAACCCCCATGACGCAACTCTGCATCGGCCTGTCGCTGGCCACCACCTGGCTGAGCGGCAATGGCTGGCGCCTCCCCGACAGCCGGGTCGAGTCTATCCACGACAGCGATTTCTACATCGACATCGCGAAGCGCGCCGAGCGGGCGAAACTGGATTTCCTGTTCCGTCCGGATTCGCTGTTCATCGATTCGGCGGCACTGGAGCACTCGCCAGGCTTCAGCAGCCTCGACCCGACCCTGCTGCTGGCCGCCATCGCTCGCGAGACCTCGCACATCGGGCTGGTCTCGACGGCATCGACCACCTTCAACGCACCCTATGCGGTGGCCCGCCAGATCCAGTCGCTGAACTGGCTCAGCCGAGGGCGCGCGGGTTGGAATATCGTCACCGCGCTGGATGGCAATCGCAATTTCGGCGAGCACCACATGCCCTCGTCCGAGCAGCGCTATGCCAAGGCCCGGGAATTCACCGAGGTGGTGCAACGGCTATGGGACAGCTACCCCCATGCCTCGTTGCTGCATGATCGCGAAACCGGGCGCTATGCCGACGCTGCCCAGGTGCGGCCGATCGACCATCAGGGACAGTTCTTCGATGTACAGGGGCCGCTGGGCCTGCCGGCCCATCCAGCACGCATCCCGTTGCTGCAGGCGGGCGCCTCGGATGTTGGGCGTGATTTCTCGGCGCGGGTCGCTGACGCGGTATTTGCCGCCACGCCGGATATCGCGGCGGGGGTCGAGCTGCGCCAGGACCTGCGCCAGCGTGCCCAGCGCCATGGCCGTCAGCCGGGCGATATCCGCGTACTGCCCGGGCTGAGCCTGTTCCTCGGCGAGACTGCCGCGCAGGCCCGCGAACTCTACCGGCAGACCCATGCGCAGCAAAATCTGGGGCGCCGCTATGACTTTATCCAGGAGGCGCTGGGGCTGGACGTCCGGCAATTGCCACAGGACCTGCGCCTGACCGCACAGATGCTGCCCGATCCACCGCGCCAGGTGCGCAGCCGCACCCATGCCGACCTGCTGCGGCGCCTGGTCATCCGCGAGCAACCGAGCGTGGCCGAGCTGCTGGCGCGTCCGGAAGTCGCCGGCTCCGCGCACTGGATCGTCGTCGGCACGGCGGCGGATGCCGTCGAGGAGATCGTCCAGCGCCACCAGGCGGGCGCCATCGACGGCTTCGTCGCCTTGCCGGGGGGCGCCTTGCAGTCGCTGCACTTGTGCCTCGACGAACTGGTGCCGGCGCTGGTGGAGCGCGGGCTGTTCCGTCGCGACTACAGCGGCTCGACGTTCGCCGAGCATTTGGGATTGGGGGCAGTGCGCTAGGCGTTTATCCCAAGGGCGCGCGGTTCGGTACGACAAGCAGTTCTCCCTGCAATCGCCAGAAATGCGGGGCGCATCACAGCAGCGAAATCGCGAAGCTGCCAGCATCCCAGCCTGTGCACATCGCCCAGGACCAGGGACATGGCCCAGTATCACGACGTCGGCTACAAGCTGCTGTTTTCCAACCCAGAGTTCGTTCGCGACCTGCTACTCGGTTTCGTGCCCCATGAGTGGGTCGGCCAGGTGGATTTCTCCACCCTGGAAATGCTCAACGGGCATTACGTCAGCGAGGATATGCAGGGCCGCCATGAGGACATGGTGTGGCGACTGCGGTTGGGGCGTGAAGACTGGGTCTATCTGTACCTGCTGCTGGAGTTCCAGTCCACACCGGACCGCTTCATGGCGCTGCGTCTGCTGAGCTATGTCGGGTTGTTCTGGCAGCAACTGGAGAAACAGGGACAACTGACCCGTGACGGACGGTTGCCGCCGGTGTTGCCGCTGGTGCTCTACAACGGCCTGCGTCCCTGGCCCCATTCCACTCGCCTTGGCGATCTGTGCCATCCCGCTCCCGCCGGACTGCAGGCGTTCCAGCCGCGCTTCGAGTACCTGCTGATCGATGAAAACCGCTACCCGGACAGCGAGCTGAGTGGACGGCAGAATCTGGTGGCCATGCTGATGCGGCTGGAGCAGGCACAGACACCACAGGTGATGAAAGCCGCCATCGACGAGCTGCGTGGCTGGCTGGTACTCGATGACCAGACGTCCTTGCGCCGCAATATCATCCGATGGATCATCGGACTGGTCCGCCGCCGGACGTCGAGCGGGCGTATTCCACCCCTGAGCAACTTGCTGGAGGTAAGCACCATGTTGGCGGAACGTACGGAAACCTGGAGCGAGCGCTGGCTGCAGGAAGGCATGGAGAAGGGCCAGGCGGTGTTGTTGCAACACCTGCTGAACAAGCGTTTCGGACCATTGCCGGAGTGGGCGGTGCGGCGGGTCGAGGAAGCCAATGTGGAGCAGATTGGCGTGTGGGCCGAAGCGATCTTCGATGCGCAGAGCCTGGACGAGTTGTTGGGGGCGGGCGAAGCGTAGCGCGTCACACAAAGAAAAGAGACTGCGCAGCCCAGCGTGGGCGAGGGAGCTACTCCCCCAGCGCCCTCAGCAGGCCGCTGCGTCTTTCCACCGCCCGGCGGGTGGCCTGGTCGAAGACGCTTTCGCGCTGTTCGATCAGGCTGAAGTGCGTACGGGCGCGGGTGATGGCGGTGTAGAGCAATTCCTTGGTCAGTACCGGGTTGAGGCGTTCCGGCAATAGCAGCGCGGTGTGCTGGAATTCCGAGCCCTGGGATTTGTGTACGGTCATGGCGAACACGGTGTCCACCGCGTTCAGGCGGCTGGGCAGGATATAGCGCAGACCGGCCTCGCCGTCGTTGCGTGGGAAGGCCACGCGCAGCACCTGGCGTGGCGCCTGGCCGGGCTGGGGATCGGCCTCGGGCAGGCGCAGGGCGATGCCGATGTCGCCGTTCATCAGGCCCAGGCCGTAGTCGTTGTGGGTCATCAGTACCGGGCGGCCTTCGTACCAGGGTGTGCTGGCGTCGAGCAGGCCGCGCCGGCTCAGGGCCTGGGCGATGCGCAGGTTGAGTCCTTCCACGCCCCAATCGCCACGGCGGATGGCGCACAGCAGGCGGAACCCATCGAAGGCTTGCAGCACGCCGCTGGCCCAGCGCTGCCAGGCCGGGTCGTCCGCCGTCAGGGTCGGCTCCGGTCGCGTCTCATGCAGCACCTGTAGATAGTGGGCGTAGCCCTTGGCCTGGCCGTGGCCGTCCAGCAGCAGGCGCTCCAGGGCTGGGTCCTGGGCGCTGCGCAGGCGCAGGCGGTGCAGGTCGTCGTGGCGTTCGCGCAGGATGGCGCGGGCCTGTTCGGCATCGCGGCGGTTGACCGCCCTGGCCAGTTGGCCGATACCTGAGTCTTCGCCGAAGCGCCGCGAGTGGCGCAGCATCACCGTGTGTTGTGCCAGCGGGTAGTGCTGAACGTCGCCAGGCAGCAGGTCGTCGGCGTCCAGTGGCGCGCCGCCCTGGGCTTCCAGCCAGGCCTGGGTCGACGGGGCGTAGCGGCCCTGTTCGGCGTCGCGGCAGAGGTCGCCGAGCAGGGCGCCGGCTTCCACCGAGGCCAACTGGTCCTTGTCGCCCAGCAGGATCAGCCGCGCCCGGGTCGGCAGCGCCGCCAGCAGGCGGTCCATCATTTCCAGGTCGATCATCGAGGCTTCGTCCACCACCAGCACATCCAGCGCCAGCGGGTTGCCGGCATGGTGGCGGAAGTGACGGCTGCCCGGCAGGCTGCCGAGCAGGCGGTGCAGGGTGGTGACCTGGGTGGGAATGGCCTGGCGCACCGCCGTGTCGACTGCCAGCCCGGCGACCTGGCCGCCGATGGATTCGGTCAGCCGCGCCGCCGCCTTGCCGGTCGGTGCGGCCAGGGCGATGCGCAGCGGCTGGCCGAGGTCCAGCGCGCTTTCCTGCAGCAAGGCCAGCAGGCGTACTACGGTGGTGGTCTTGCCGGTGCCGGGGCCGCCGGTGACCAGTGTGAAACTGCCACGGGTGGCCAGGGCGCAAGCGAGCTTCTGCCAGTCGCTGTGGTGTGCGCCAGGGGCTTGCGGGAACAGCCGTTGCAGGCGTTGCGGCAAGTCCTGCGGGATCGGCTGTGCGGTCGCCAGCCGGGCGCTGATGGCGCGGGCCACTCTCTGTTCGTAGGTCCAGTAGCGGCGCAGGTAGAGGCTGTGGCCGTCGAGTACCAGCGGGGTGTCGGGCGGGCCATCCGCTGGGGCGACCAGTGGGCTGGCAGCCAGTGCCTGGCGCCAGTGTTCCACGTCCAGGTCGGCCAGTTGCCGCGAGGGCAGCAGGGCGCCGCCCTGTTCGCCTTCGGGGGGCAGCGCCAGGGCGAAATCCGGGTCGGCCAGGGTGGCGCGTAAATCCAGGCAGACGTGCCCGTGGCCGAGCTGGTGGCTGGCCAGCGCCGCCGCCAACAACAGCAGCGGCGAGGCGTCCGCCTGCAGCTCGGCGAGCAGCGCTGCCAGGGCGCGGTCCAGTTCGCGCAGCCAGCCGCTGGCGACCCAGGCGTCGAGCAGCGCGAGCAGTTCGCCAGTGTCGTCCAGGGCGCTCGGTTCCAGGTCCAGGCGGGTCTGTTTCATGGCTCGTACTCCACCGGCTGGCCCTGGAACAGGCGGTCCAGGTGTTCGATCAATTGACGTGGCGGCCGTGCCAGCAGCACGCCATGGCTGGCTGATTGGCTGCCCCGCAGAAACAGATAGAGTGCCCCGCCGATGTGCCGGTCGTAGTCGTAATCGGCCAGGCGCAGGCGTAACTGACGGTGCAGTGCCAGCAGGTAGAGGGCGTATTGCAGGTCGTAGCGGTGCTCCGCCACGGCCAATTGCATGTTGTGCAGATCGTAGGCGCTGTCGTCGTCGCCCAGCCAGTTGGATTTGTAGTCGGCGACGTAGTAGCGGCCCTGGTGTTCGAAGACCAGGTCGATAAAGCCCTTGAACATGCCGTTCAGGGTGTCCGCGCGCAGTGCCGGGCGCGGCAGCTCGGGCAATTCGTACTGGCGCACAAGGCGATCGAGCCGCTGTGCATCGACCTGCCGCGCCTCGAACCAGAACTCCATTTCGGCCTGGTAATGGCCAAGCTGACACAGGCTGGCGCTGTCGTCGTCCGCCAGGGGCAGCGGGCAGGCCAGCAGGTGCAGCAGCCAGCTGTGCAGCGGGGCGATCCATTCGGTCAAGCCACGCAACTGGCAGCGCCGGGCGATCAGATCGCGCAGCCGTTCCGGGCGTTCGACCAGACGTGCGAAGCCTTCCTGGGCGGCCATTTCCAGCAGCCCATGGAGGAAGGTGCCCGGCCCCGGCCCGCGAGGGAACGGATGCAGGCCATCGCCCTGGGGATTGGCTTGCTGCAGCGGGACGCTGCGGTCGTCGTCGCTGGCCTTTTGCTCGGCGGGGTTGTCCGGGGCGCTGTCGAGATAATCCGGCGCTTCGCTGGCACTGTCGGCCTGGCGCAGGGCGCTGTAGGAGGCGATCCACCAGTGTTCGCGGGCAGTGCGTCGGGGCGTGGGCCAGGACGGTGGCTGCCACGTCTGGCTTGGCGCCTGATAGCGCTGCGGGCTGGCATCGGGCGCCGCTTGCAACTGGATCGCTGGTGGCTGTTGCAGGGCTTCGAGGTGCGTAGCCAACGGATCGAGGGGTTCGCCGCCGCCGAGCAGGTAGCCGAACGCCGAGCGCGGCAGGCTGGACTCCTTGCGGCGACCGTCGCGCAGTTCGGCGATGCCCAGCCAGCAGGCGTGGCGTGCACGGGTCAGGGCGACGTAGAGCAGGCGCAGGTCTTCGCCCAGGCGCTCGTGTTCGGCTTGTTGCAGCTGGGCTTCATCGGGGTGCAGCAGCAGGCGTCGGCGCTCGCCGTCCTGCACCTGGAGCGGCTTGCTGGCATCCACCGGGCGGAAGGCGCAGATGAACGGCAGGAACACCAGGGGGTATTCCAGCCCCTTGGATTTGTGGATGGTCACCACCCGCACCAAGGCGTCGTCGCTTTCCAGTCGCAGGACCTGCTCATCGGCGGCCTGCCCGGTGCCGGCGAGGGATTCCGCCAGGTGACGGATCAGCGCCTGTTCGCCGTCCAGTTCGCCGGCGGCCTGTTGCAGCAGTTCGGCCAGGTGCAGCAGGTTGGTCAGCACCCGTTCGCCGTCGCTGCGCGCCATCAATCGGTGCGGCAGTTCGAAGTCCTGCAACAGGCCGCGCAGCATCGGCAGCACGCCCTGGCGCTGCCAGCGCTGGCGGTAATCGCGGAACTGCATGACGCGCTGTTCCCAGAAGCGTTCGTCGAGGTTGAGGCGTTCCAGCTCTTCCAGCGGTAGGGCCAGGGTGCGGCTGGCCAGGGCGGCGCGCAGCGGACGGTCCTGCTCGGGCTCGGCGCAGGCGCGCAGCCACAGCAGCAGGTCGCGGGCTTCCTGGCTGGCCAGTACCGAGTCCTTGTCCGACAGGTAGACGCTGCGCACACCGCGTTCGGCCAGGTGCTGGCGGATCGCCTGGGCCTCGCCGAAATCCCGCACCAGGATGGCGATATCGCTGGGGCGCAATGGCGTCAACCGGTCAGCGCCGAGGAAGCCGGCGCGGCCCTCGGCGGCGAGGTTGAGCAGGCGCACGATTTCGCTGGCGCTGGCGG is part of the Pseudomonas sp. ABC1 genome and encodes:
- the recB gene encoding exodeoxyribonuclease V subunit beta is translated as MNQPAERPLALRFPLHGSRLIEASAGTGKTYTISALYLRLVLGHGGEQAFTRPLPPPEILVVTFTDAATRELRERIRSRLVEAARAFRNDAGDNLDPLLRQLRDDFIEADWPGCARNLEIAAQWMDEAAISTIHGWCQRMLREHAFDSGSLFTQSLETDHSELLAEVTRDYWRQHCYPLQGQALDWVIGHWQQPALLLPRLRPLLGERDDGAQPPLGQLLENALAERARQLAQLKAPWPAWADELERLLEQAVAAKQVDGRKLQARYYQPWLEKLRAWASGDDSELDLGTGFQRLTPDGLAEAWKGDAPSHPALDAMAELPQRLASLADPAEAALRHAAVQVARRFDEEKRQRAEMGFDDMLSRLDDALRSESGERLAEVIRRQFPVALIDEFQDTDPLQYRIFDRIYRVEANSPDSGLFMIGDPKQAIYAFRGADIHTYLRARHATQGRHYNLDTNFRSSQPMVAAVNRLFEQAEQRASGQGAFLFRDGTHNPLPFLSIKARGRSEHWSVEGRAQPAMTLWHLPADEPLGKGAYREAMAAASASEIVRLLNLAAEGRAGFLGADRLTPLRPSDIAILVRDFGEAQAIRQHLAERGVRSVYLSDKDSVLASQEARDLLLWLRACAEPEQDRPLRAALASRTLALPLEELERLNLDERFWEQRVMQFRDYRQRWQRQGVLPMLRGLLQDFELPHRLMARSDGERVLTNLLHLAELLQQAAGELDGEQALIRHLAESLAGTGQAADEQVLRLESDDALVRVVTIHKSKGLEYPLVFLPFICAFRPVDASKPLQVQDGERRRLLLHPDEAQLQQAEHERLGEDLRLLYVALTRARHACWLGIAELRDGRRKESSLPRSAFGYLLGGGEPLDPLATHLEALQQPPAIQLQAAPDASPQRYQAPSQTWQPPSWPTPRRTAREHWWIASYSALRQADSASEAPDYLDSAPDNPAEQKASDDDRSVPLQQANPQGDGLHPFPRGPGPGTFLHGLLEMAAQEGFARLVERPERLRDLIARRCQLRGLTEWIAPLHSWLLHLLACPLPLADDDSASLCQLGHYQAEMEFWFEARQVDAQRLDRLVRQYELPELPRPALRADTLNGMFKGFIDLVFEHQGRYYVADYKSNWLGDDDSAYDLHNMQLAVAEHRYDLQYALYLLALHRQLRLRLADYDYDRHIGGALYLFLRGSQSASHGVLLARPPRQLIEHLDRLFQGQPVEYEP